A stretch of the Vicinamibacteria bacterium genome encodes the following:
- a CDS encoding cupin domain-containing protein produces the protein MTRRIAFLLAGSLLLLSSPVVTQQSFYQHYPNIPGEVIFENDRLVVQRYIVEPGQWEGVHTHSGNQLYVHIKGGEWTVRYGDKKETSVAEDGSVGWMEKVTLSQDHESGNTGDRPIEFLWITLKQ, from the coding sequence ATGACTCGTCGGATCGCATTCTTGCTTGCCGGCTCGTTGCTGCTTTTGTCGAGCCCCGTTGTCACCCAGCAGAGCTTCTACCAGCATTACCCGAACATTCCCGGAGAGGTCATCTTCGAGAACGACCGCCTCGTCGTGCAGCGGTACATCGTCGAGCCCGGTCAATGGGAAGGCGTCCATACCCACTCGGGAAACCAGCTCTACGTGCACATCAAGGGCGGCGAGTGGACCGTACGTTATGGAGACAAGAAGGAGACGTCGGTCGCGGAGGACGGCTCGGTGGGCTGGATGGAGAAGGTCACGCTGAGCCAGGACCATGAATCCGGCAACACCGGGGACCGACCGATCGAGTTCCTGTGGATTACGCTAAAGCAGTAA
- the pyk gene encoding pyruvate kinase: MPIEIDVLPLKYRRTKIVATLGPSSTEPDVLAALVDAGVDVFRLNMSHGTHETHRVAYERVRRAAEARKKTVGVLVDLSGPKMRVGSFAGGGIRLARGGEVTVTTRDVRGRDGLIPSQYGALARDLKPGDRILLDDGTLELEVVRTEETDVVCVVRAGGELTDHKGMNLPGVALSIPSLTSKDRDDARFALELGCDFVALSFVRRAADVEELRALMSDAGGHVPIIAKIERPEALSDIDAILDVTDGIMVARGDLGVELPPQSVPLIQIQLTDLARTKAKPVIVATQMLESMVSHSRPTRAEVSDVALAVRSGADAVMLSAESAIGKFPVEAVSMMDTVARKTEAYLFHRGAFRLLSSPLDGGTESLLEGKVEDAMARAMSQLSRDLRVRAIHVISRSGRTTAVMSSSRPAAPIVATSPDPGTCRRAGLLWGVMPESVSEAELEHPHELTRTLARKFGFGEEGQKVLLVRGFGTDPRTDTPSITLVTI, translated from the coding sequence ACACGGCACCCACGAAACTCACCGGGTGGCCTATGAGCGTGTCCGGCGCGCCGCGGAAGCTCGCAAAAAAACCGTCGGCGTCCTCGTCGACCTGAGCGGGCCCAAGATGCGCGTAGGGAGCTTCGCGGGAGGAGGAATCCGCCTCGCGCGAGGCGGCGAGGTCACCGTCACCACCCGAGACGTTCGCGGCAGAGACGGACTCATCCCGTCCCAATACGGGGCGCTCGCACGCGACCTGAAGCCGGGCGATCGGATTCTCCTCGACGACGGGACTCTCGAGCTCGAGGTGGTCCGCACCGAGGAGACGGACGTCGTCTGCGTGGTTCGAGCGGGCGGTGAGCTCACCGACCACAAGGGGATGAACCTGCCCGGAGTGGCGCTCTCGATTCCGTCTCTGACTTCGAAAGACCGCGACGACGCACGCTTCGCCCTCGAGCTCGGTTGCGATTTTGTCGCGCTGTCCTTCGTCCGCCGCGCGGCAGACGTCGAGGAACTGCGGGCGCTGATGAGCGACGCCGGGGGCCATGTCCCGATCATCGCCAAGATCGAGCGGCCGGAAGCACTTTCCGATATCGATGCCATTCTGGATGTTACGGACGGTATCATGGTGGCGCGAGGAGACCTCGGGGTCGAGCTTCCGCCGCAGTCCGTACCCCTCATTCAGATTCAGCTCACCGACCTCGCCCGCACGAAGGCGAAGCCGGTCATCGTTGCCACCCAGATGCTCGAATCGATGGTGTCCCATTCGCGTCCAACCCGGGCCGAGGTCTCGGACGTCGCCCTCGCGGTACGAAGCGGTGCCGATGCCGTGATGCTTTCGGCCGAGTCGGCGATCGGGAAGTTCCCCGTCGAGGCGGTCTCGATGATGGACACCGTGGCGCGGAAGACCGAGGCCTACCTCTTTCACCGGGGGGCCTTTCGCCTGCTATCGAGCCCATTGGACGGAGGCACAGAATCGTTGCTCGAGGGAAAGGTGGAGGATGCCATGGCGCGGGCGATGTCGCAGCTCTCGCGGGACCTCCGGGTGCGGGCGATTCACGTAATCTCTCGAAGCGGTCGCACGACCGCGGTCATGAGCTCATCGAGACCGGCGGCCCCGATCGTGGCGACCTCACCCGACCCGGGAACGTGCCGCCGCGCCGGCCTTCTCTGGGGCGTTATGCCCGAGTCGGTTAGCGAGGCGGAGCTCGAGCACCCTCACGAGCTCACGCGGACGCTTGCGCGCAAGTTTGGCTTCGGCGAGGAAGGGCAGAAGGTCCTCCTGGTGCGCGGCTTCGGCACCGATCCGAGAACAGATACCCCGAGCATTACCCTCGTAACGATTTGA